In the genome of Peromyscus eremicus chromosome 1, PerEre_H2_v1, whole genome shotgun sequence, the window ttatttatttttattttatgtgcattggtgttttgcctgcatgtatgcctgtgtgaggatgtcaaatccactggaactggagttatagacagatgtgagctgccaagtaggtgctgggaattgaacctgggtcttctggaagagcagccagtgctcttaactgctaagccatctcttcagccccacccccctacttttgcttttgtgtgttttttttttttaagacaaggtctcactatgtaaccctggctgacctgcaattcactatgtagaccagggtgccTTTGAATTTACAAAGACaggcttgcctttgcctcctgggtgctgggattaaaggtgtttgtgtgGCACCACACTTGGTATatacttgcttttgtttccttttggaaACTAGAGAGTTTTATTCAGTGCTGgccttatggggggggggggggcactggaACACAGGGCGTGCCATCCTGCAGCTCCAGAGTGATCCCAGGCCTGAACCAAGGCCTGGAAACTGTACAGGCGGTTCTCAGAACAAGAAGCAGGGCCAGTGTGGGAAGCACGGAAGTCAGTCATTCCTTTGAGAAAACCCATGGTGACAGAGCAACAGAGCCAAGTCCTTCTGCCAGGATGCTGCTGTCTGGGGCTGAGACAGGGTGGAGCTCTGGGCTGCCCTCAGATGTTGACTTCCTGAAGGGCTTTGCCTTCCACTGGCCTGGCAATCACTGGTGGTCCTGCTGCTACAGCCAGGACCCCAGCCACATGACATGAGGACATCTTGGGATTGACTACTGTCCGTGATGGCCAACTTCAACATCTAGGCTCCTAAGTTTGTCCCTCCCTGGTTCCCATACCCCCCTCACTAAAAAAGATTTATAAACTATTTACATCCATCTACAGacaatcaataaaaaaaagatacCCTTTGTGTCTGGGAGCAAAGGAGTTGACTGGAAGCTAAGGAGCACTGCTCTGTAGGTTATCCTGGTCTGTCTACCTGATGAAGTCAGCAATGACCACCACTTGCAAGCCAGCCTCCAGCCCATGCAGCACCAGGAGAATGGTGCTGAGGACCGAGTCCATCCACAGTACCAAGGTCTGCCAGAGCAGGAAGTGAACAGAAAGGAGGCCACTGAGTGCTGTGAATGCCAGGCTGGCAGCCAGTGGCACTTCAGCCTCGGTCAGGTTGCCTTTCGTGCCTGGAAAAGAGCAGAGATGAGAGGGAGGTGGGGCCGCGGGACACCCCACCAGCTGCCCAGCTCCAGGTGCTGTGCTCGCTAAGGGTCACGAAGTCACAGGATTCGGGAGAACTGCCCTCTCAGGCCACTCCACGTCAGCAATGGTCAACCTCAGACTCTGGACTCTTGAGACACAGACAGTGTGGTTTTAAAACTGTGGGCATTTGCCACCTTTTTCTAAACCCAAGTGGGATCAAAaggattttgtttaaaatatctaaaaatattttactctGGGCTAAGGCAAGTTGGTTCTGGAAAATTTCATGAATACTTATGAAAAACATTACAAACAAATGGGTCAGTCATGGAAAATGCCAACTTGGAGCTGCCAATAGCTGACCAGCTGCCAGAGGTGCCTGAGCGTCTGCTGACCCCAGCTGCTGGGGGAATCTGAAGGTTCGCGGACCCTAACCCTGGGTGTCTGATTATGCTGATTCTAGTGGTGGGGAGTGCTTAAGGGCTTGCTGAATGCCAAGTGCTTGGAGAGGTCCAATGCTGACAGCCCCCTACAGGGCACTGTAAAGGGTTGGCCTGACTCTTATTGATGTGGTGACAGTCTCTGCACCCCATGGGCAGCACTGCCTACTAAGAAAGCTGTACAAACTCCATCCAGCACAGTCCATGGCAGCAGACACTGGGGCTCTGTCTAAGATGAGCAGAGAGGATACTTGCCACTCCCagcagagggggagggaaggtaCCAGATCCAATCAAAAGAGAGGGATCAGAGCCTGACAGTGCCATGTACCTGGATGAGGCGCCTTATTTACACATGTCTGTGACTAAGTATAGGAAAGAGCAGGGGCAGAGCTAGGGACCTAGACATGTGCCCATCACTGCAGCCAGCTCTGGGAGGAAGAACCCTAACCCTTATCTAAATGAACTGTGTGActtagaaaaaaaggaagggatggggatacagtgcttgtctagcactcatgagccctgggtttgagcctaCCAATGCATAAAAACTGGACATGCTGATGCATGCCTACAAtttcaacactcaggaggaagagacagaaggatcaggagttcaaggccagccttagttACATAAGACTgtcttaataaataagtaaataaatacatgaataaataaataaagaggtaACTGGCTAAGAGTGACCTCAAGGTGGGACCTGATGTGACAGAgtaggctggggaggcagggtcCCCTGTCTTTGCAGGGATCTGGCAAACACTCCAGACTCCCTCTCTACCAGACTTTCTCCCTGACTGCTGAAAGCAATAGGGAAGAGGGCAGTTGAGGGGAGCACTGTGGAGCCCTATTTTAGGCTGGGCTTCTGGTCTGAGGACAGCTGCAGTACACACATCCTTCCAGACAGGAGGATGTCACCTGTCTATTCTTGGAGCATAGCTTCTGAACAAATGCTTTACTTAATGACTCCATAGGTGACTCTGCAAAGCACCTGGTAAAGCTGCCTGAATGAAAATGTCTCCAAGACCCACACTATAAAACGATTAATATTTAAAGGTTCAGAAAGTCTGAAAGAACACCTACGGGATCACAAGCATTTTATGGTTTCACAGCCAACTCACCTAGGTATAGCCGAGCTACTTCGAGAATCCCCATCAGAAGCAAGAGGACCAGATCCAGGACCAGATAGTTACAAGGATAGCTGAAAACCTGacctaggaacacacacacagccagaacTCAGATCAGCGTATTAGGGGCACAATTTCTTTGATGGGCCTGGCACTCAGAACTTACTTTTATATGCAATCATCAGGAATGTAGCTAGGAAGTACAGGGCATAGTACAGGCCACTGACGTGAAACAGCATCTGAAGAGGAACTGACGAGAGCTGGTAAGTCATCAAGGATCCTTAAGCTCACCAATGGAGTACACCTACTCAGATGGCCAAACAGAGAGGCCTATCCTGCCACCCATAGCTGCAAATCAGCAGGTCTGGGTAAGTTCCCACAGGGCACCTACAGATGGTCACGGAACCCAGCCACTGGCTCCTGCCTACCTGGGGCTTCTACTGCTACATGGGCTCCTGGAGTGCTCACCTGAGGGCACCTAGTGGTCACAAGAGTGATGCTGGACCCCTCCCACCCTGGTAGGGCATGGCCTAAGTACCCCAGTTATCAGCAGATGCAGGCAGGACAGAGGGTGTTCTTCATTCTGATTTGTGTCATGAGTCACAAAGAGGgtccttctcattttctttagaGAAAATGTATTACTTGGCCATTCAAAGTAATAGGTTTCACCTCCTGCCATGCTGGTTTGGTTGGTGGCAGGCAAGTGGCCAATCCCTGTAACATACCAGGCCTGTGAAGGGAACAGGGCTGAGCTGGTGAGTGACAGAGCCAGCACGCCAGGGAATACCTCTCCCTCTTACAAGTTACTAGtcagaatttaagaaaaaaaaaatggggggtaGGGGGGAGAATGAAAGGCACAAAAAGGCAGAGAGCTGGGTGTGTCAGGCCAGCTAATCACTGTGGTACTGCCCTTAAAGGGGCTATGCTTGGTCAAGGCCttgggaagcagcagcagcaggatacCACCTTGAAGGAGCCTCTCCCTGGAAGACAAAGGATTGCCAGTAAGTAACAGCAACATGGCAGTCACTTAGTTCTCTGATTCCATGTTTATAAATGGAGGTGAACAATGGCCACAGCTAGGTTCCTGTATCACCTCTACATCCATGCCTCCTAGGACATTGCTTTCTGATAGAATTTTATTCACTTCTCCAAAAATAACTGTCGGGAGGAGGGGGGTTCTTTTTAAAGCATCCATGTCGTTATGCTGCCTCTTAGAACATCTCTTGTTCCATGTAGGTGTTATTCTCCTTCATCTTGTGAGAGTCAGCTCTAGGGTGTAATGGAACCTCCCTTGTGTCTCTGAGTCTGAAGTTTTGTACTTGAAAACCTGCCTGGCCCATCCCTAGATGGAATGTGACCTGGGTCAGGCTGCCTGTCTGTAGTCTCACACTGGCTGCACACTCATGCTGTGCACGTCtctacatgtgtatgcacaccatAAAATCTCCGAATTTGGCCAAAACCTCCTATAAAAGAAGCTGCCTTCTGAGCAGACAGCAGCGCCTGAACCCAAGCTGTGCACATCTTCTGCTCTGTCTCCCTGGGGTTGCAGCAGAAAAGGAAGCAGTGCTTTGTGAGATTCAGTGGGTCACTCTGCCTACTCTGGAGACGTGGACTCTTGCATGGGCAAGTCATCAACTGGTAAACACAGGACATTAGTAACAGCCTTTGGACAGCCTCCTGGCGGGCACACGTGTGGGAGCAGGAAGCCAAGTGTGACTGGAGTGGCATCATGTTTCCACAGGGTGCTCTAGTAAACCTGATCTGTTCTTTTCCAGGTCCCAGCTAAACTAGGCTACCTAGATACCTGTCATTATTTGGGTTGGTTTTATGTCAGTTGGGGTTTTTCTTCCctttgaatctttttttaaatgtttacaatTTTCCCCTTtagttttacatgtatgggtgttttgcctgtatgtatgtctgtgcacctcatGCATGAAGTGccagcagtggccagaagagggtgtcagattccctgggactggagttacagatggctgtgagttgccacatgggttctgggaatcaaacctgaatcctctgaaagagcaacctgtgctcttaacagctgagtcatctctccagacccctttggatccacccccacccccccaaaacagagtttctctgtgtagttttgatgcctgtcctggatctcactctgtagacctcacagagatccgcctggttctgcctcccagtgctggggattaaaggcatgtaccaccaccgccccacCCTTTGGATCCTTTTATAACACCTAGTATCAGGGCTGGGATGTATGTAAAagacacttgtctagcatgcaaaaGTCCTGGGCCCAATCCCCAACAATGGTACACGCTCCCCCCCAAAAGGTAgcaaaaacatttaaattgtaTCTGCTGCCGTTTATTGTTAAAGATCAAAATTGTGAGACTTAAGAAAAATACTATatagggagggggctggagagacggtttaGGTGGTAAAAACACATACTGTTCCTAcggaagacccaagtttggttcccagcatccacatcaggcagccaCAAATGTCTATAACTTTAGCTCCAGGAAATCTAatgccttctggcttctgtgggcatcttGCACTCAAGCGTTCCTGTTCATATGCATatagtaaaacatttttaaaaaatactgtataaAACCCTCAAATggcataatatttatttattttcagagacaaggtctcaccgtgTAGCCCCGGCTTTCCcaaaactccctatgtagactaagctggcctcgaactcagagatttgcctgcctcagcctcccgagtgatcgaattaaaggtgtgctccactatgCCCTGCttaaatggcattttaaaataactgattaattaattaaaataattctaacaCTTTCAAACCTACAGGAGTTCATCTGACTGAATTGCTGTCTGACTTTTGGGACTTAACACTGTTTCTTTTTCAATGATTTTTGGTAATCACAGTGTGGCTATCAACAGATACAAGGCAGATGTTCACTGTGGGAGTAAAAGAATAAGTGTTTTCTTGGTGTGACAAAGGCTCTTCTGGTaggaactctttctttcttttggaacaAGGtctcctgtgtagcccaggctgaccttgaatttgtactctctgcctcagtctaccaagtgctgggactatacttttttttgtttgtttgttttaattttagacaGGACATCACTAAGTAGCTCTgacctgtctggcctggaactcaaggccatcttcctgactcagcctctcaaCTGATGGATGAGTGGAGTAGGCCAACAGCCCAGCCTGGAAACTGGGCCTTTTATGTGACTTAATCCCAAGACCAGTTTCTCTATAGGAATTTTCTATAGGAACTTCTTTTTACTCTAAATATGCACACAACAATAGCACTTCCAAGTCTGTGGCAGATACTAAATGAAGCAGTATGGCAGTAAGTGCCAGGCAGCCTAGGCTGCCCGTGTAGTAAATCACATTTCTGAAACGTGTTCCATTAAGGAACATTTGggagaatggatggatggatggacaagcACAGGTCTGAGCTGGCTGTGACCACCTTCTGACTCACACCGCTGGCACCTGGCCCTGTCTGCCCACACATCACCTGGGTCATTGGGCATGGGACTCTGTCATGGTGAAATGTGGGTTACAGCAGCTTCTGGCTGCCCAGGACTCAAGTAAGCCACAGGggcatgagtgtgtgtgaatatacAGGTGTGCATTCACCCAGGGTAAGCTGACATTATATCATGGTTGTGTCTGGTGTGTGCCAGGTGTGCCAGAGGTACCTTAGGTATGCCATGGATGTACTGGGGAGAACTATAGGTGTGCTTAGGGTGAGCTGCATGCATGCTATGAATATCTTGAGTATGTCCCAGCGCGTGCTTTGAATAAATCTGTAGTGAGCTGCAGGTGTGTCATGGTGTATCCCAGGGCAAACAGCAGGTGTGTTATGGCTATAATTGGTAAAAGAATCCCACCAAAAGCCGAGGCCCTAAAACTTAGCTCAAAGTTCCAGGAAGCCAGCTATTTGGTATTGCAGAGGAAAAGCAGCTAGCGCTGACTCCAGacacacagagtccagaagaaaagCAGTTGACCCCTACCCTAGATACTCCATGGTTGCAAAAAGAGACAACAGACCCTGAAGTTCCAAAACCAGTTTGTCTAAGGAAAAGAGCTAACTTACCTATTACACACTTAACAAGCACCCCTTCCCTACCTAGCCTTAGCTACAAAAAAACCCAGCCTAAAGCTCATAATCTGTTGTCTTGAACTCTGGTCATTGAGTGATTGGATCCCGTGTGCTGATCATCATGTGGCCAGGACATGATAGTCATGTCTCTGACACAAGCCTGCTCTAGCTGTCTGAGATAGTCTAAATCAtcatcttttatttcttcccacAAACTTAATTCTTACTTATCCTTACACCTGGGGTGAGCGGCAGCTCTGCCAGGGGTGAGCTGAAAATTGTGCTATGGTTG includes:
- the Tmem80 gene encoding transmembrane protein 80; translated protein: MAAVRPGRGSFKVLSSVPLQMLFHVSGLYYALYFLATFLMIAYKSQVFSYPCNYLVLDLVLLLLMGILEVARLYLGTKGNLTEAEVPLAASLAFTALSGLLSVHFLLWQTLVLWMDSVLSTILLVLHGLEAGLQVVVIADFIR